The genomic window GATGGCGTGGTCAAGTTCACGTGCAGCCCAGCTGTCTGTTCGTGAAGTGTGGAGCTTCCCCTTCCCCACGCAGGgcggtgttggtgttggtgttggtgttgattGGTTTGCTGGTCAGTGCGCTCGCGTTCCAAAACTTTGAACACGAACGATGGCAACGGTCGTGACGATGCTTCTGCCACTCTTTGCGACTCGACGTCAACCACCCGTGTCGCAATGAACGGCTATCCACCCCCCATGGGCATTCCCGCCCCTGCCTGGCGGGCAGTCaagacggcagacggcaaAGAGTACTACCACAACGCCGCGACCAATGCGACGACGTGGGAGAAGCCTGATGAGTTGAAGGACGAAGTCGAGGTAGGTTCATGCACGCCCTGTCCTGTAACCAAGAGTGTACTGACGTCAGCAGCGCGCGATCGAAGGCACTGGATGGGCGAGGCAGCTCACGGCCGAGGGCAAGGCGTACTACTACCACAAGGACACGCGACAGACAACATGGACCGTCCCCGACGCCGTCCAGGACAAGATCAACCAGGCCCAGGCCCAGGCTCAGGCCAACATGCCGCCCCAACGCCCTCCAGCGGGCCCTGCAGGATGGGCCGCGGGCCCTGCCCAGCTCCCGCCTACGAACGACTTCCGCCGCCCCGAGCGCGATGAGTACCGTCCCGAGCGCCGCGACCGTGACCGCGACCGTGACCGCGACCGTGAACGTGACCGCGACCGCGACTTCGACCGCGAACGCGAGGGCGGCTTTGGCGGCGACCGTCCGAGGGTCGAGTTCTCGACCGGCAGCGAGCTCCAGTTCTCGAGCGCGCAGGAAGCCGAGGCAGCCTTCGTAAAGGTCCTTAAGCAGATGAAGGTCCAGCCAGACTGGGACTGGACGCAGGCGGTCCGCGCAGGTGTCAAGGACCCCAACTGGCGCGCCATCCCCGAGCCCGAGAAGCGCGAGGAGGCCTTCAAGAGGTACTGCGAGGATCTTCGCGCACAGGAGAAGAACAAAGAGCAAGAACGCCAGGCCAAATTGCGCTCGGACTTCACCGCCATGCTTCGATCCCACCCTGAGATCAAGTACTACACGCGTTGGCGGACCGCTCTGCCCATCATCGAAGAGGAGACCATCTTCCGCTCGGCCAAGGATGACAACGAGCGCAGACAGTTGTTCGAGGAGTACATCGTCACCCTCAAGAAGGCGcacgaagaagacgaggcTGAGGCCAGGAAGTCTGCCCTCGACGAGGTACTTGGCCTTATGCAGAGCCTCGACCTGGAGCCTTTCACCCGCTGGCAGACGGCCGAAGCCAAGCTCGAGCAGAAGGACGAGTTCAACAGCGAGAAATTCCAGACACTGAGCCGTATGGACGTCCTCAATCAATTCGAGCGACACATTCGCCAGCTTCAGCGCGAGCACAACGACCGAGTCCAAGCTGAGCGCCGCGTCAAGCACCGCGTCGAGCGCAAGAACCGAGATGCTTTCATGAAGCTTCTGAACGAGCTGAGAGACAGCGGCAAGCTCAGATACGGCACAAAGTGGAAGGACATCCATGGCCTCATCGAGAATGAGCCACGCTACACTGCTATGCTTGGACAAAGCGGTTCCTCGCCTGTTGATCTATTCTGGGATGCTCTGGAGGAGGAGACGGGCAAGTT from Ascochyta rabiei chromosome 2, complete sequence includes these protein-coding regions:
- a CDS encoding U1 snRNP protein, which produces MNGYPPPMGIPAPAWRAVKTADGKEYYHNAATNATTWEKPDELKDEVERAIEGTGWARQLTAEGKAYYYHKDTRQTTWTVPDAVQDKINQAQAQAQANMPPQRPPAGPAGWAAGPAQLPPTNDFRRPERDEYRPERRDRDRDRDRDRERDRDRDFDREREGGFGGDRPRVEFSTGSELQFSSAQEAEAAFVKVLKQMKVQPDWDWTQAVRAGVKDPNWRAIPEPEKREEAFKRYCEDLRAQEKNKEQERQAKLRSDFTAMLRSHPEIKYYTRWRTALPIIEEETIFRSAKDDNERRQLFEEYIVTLKKAHEEDEAEARKSALDEVLGLMQSLDLEPFTRWQTAEAKLEQKDEFNSEKFQTLSRMDVLNQFERHIRQLQREHNDRVQAERRVKHRVERKNRDAFMKLLNELRDSGKLRYGTKWKDIHGLIENEPRYTAMLGQSGSSPVDLFWDALEEETGKFRTLRRYALDVLESQRFEVTTATPVEQFLSVMRKDPRTANIDEQSMHDIYSYILDKVKKREEDERKIEESDERHAVDRLRSVIKRLEPPVELQDTWEVVRPRVEKTDEYRALKSDTLRESAFDKYMQRLKDKESERRDRSRRDDRNRSRDRRDRGDRDREYRNGDSHRRDRHRTRTRSPEHDPYAAERRRAQQDREARYRDTERTGLSPPRRREHRDDDRYERRRSPTGDHYGRERREREVERERTYVSRADPREGSVSLDYGDGTSRAAPSRRRRESDASTSRRDAKRPRYSPRPDPRGKSKTPVPEPIKEEDRALRSGSEEGEIEED